In the genome of Nymphaea colorata isolate Beijing-Zhang1983 chromosome 9, ASM883128v2, whole genome shotgun sequence, one region contains:
- the LOC116259947 gene encoding uncharacterized protein LOC116259947: MGVSRPFCKSILLSSICPSTAASLRFPSSLRRGSSFMASLSSKNDSSSSSSECKNPQSDTPSPSSAIDFLSLCHRLKITKRTGWVRRGIENPESISDHMYRMGIMALIAADIPGVNRDRCIKLAIVHDIAEAIVGDIAPSDGIPKAEKSRREREALEHMCKLLGGGPRAEELSELWMEYEENSTLEAKLVKDFDKVEMILQALEYESEQGRNLEEFFESTAGKFQTDVGKAWAAEIISRRRQRKVGSVE, from the exons ATGGGTGTTAGTCGACCATTCTGCAAATCCATCCTCCTCTCCTCCATTTGCCCCTCCACCGCCGCCAGCCTTCGTTTCCCGTCGTCGCTACGCAGAGGCAGCTCTTTTATGGCGTCTCTGAGCTCCAAAAACGACAGCTCCTCATCTTCGTCCGAATGCAAGAACCCCCAGAGCGATACACCGTCCCCTTCCTCCGCCATTGATTTCCTTTCGCTATGCCATCGCCTCAAG ATTACAAAAAGAACAGGCTGGGTTCGTCGTGGTATAGAAAATCCTGAATCAATATCTGATCACATGTACAGGATGGGGATTATGGCACTTATTGCAGCAGATATTCCTGGCGTGAACAGAGACAG GTGTATAAAACTGGCTATAGTACATGATATTGCTGAAG CTATTGTTGGTGATATTGCACCTTCTGATGGCATACCAAAGGCTGAAAAGAGTCGTAGAGAAAGAGAGGCACTTGAGCACATGTGTAAACTACTTGGTGGAGGCCCCAGAG CTGAGGAACTTTCCGAGCTGTGGATGGAATATGAGGAAAACTCAACTTTAGAAGCAAAGCTCGTCAAAGATTTTGACAAG GTTGAGATGATACTTCAGGCGTTAGAATATGAAAGTG AACAAGGACGGAATCTGGAGGAGTTTTTTGAATCTACAGCAG GAAAATTCCAAACTGATGTGGGGAAGGCTTGGGCTGCAGAAATAATATCTAGAAGAAGACAAAGGAAAGTCGGTTCTGTTGAGTAG
- the LOC116260917 gene encoding uncharacterized protein LOC116260917 produces MFRAVAFAMLLVASASVLEAEGRISRKDLGLDLGGVGIGLGAGLGLGLGGGSGAGSGSGSGSGSGSGSGSGSGSGSGSGSEAGSYAGSYAGSRSGSGSGSGEGHGYGEGYGSGHGSGSGRGYGEGSGYGRGSGSGSGSGYGQGEGYGSGYGSGHGK; encoded by the coding sequence ATGTTTCGCGCCGTGGCCTTTGCCATGCTTCTTGTTGCTTCAGCTTCTGTGTTGGAGGCAGAGGGGAGGATATCTAGGAAGGACCTGGGCCTGGACTTGGGCGGCGTCGGAATTGGGTTGGGTGCAGGCCTAGGGCTTGGTTTAGGTGGCGGCAGTGGCGCAGGTTCTGGCTCAGGCTCGGGCTCAGGTTCGGGGTCTGGGTCTGGTTCAGGCTCAGGTTCGGGGTCTGGTTCTGGTTCAGAAGCGGGCTCATACGCAGGGTCCTATGCTGGTTCACGATCTGGTTCGGGTTCTGGTTCAGGTGAAGGGCATGGCTATGGAGAGGGCTATGGCTCGGGCCATGGTTCAGGGTCTGGGCGGGGATATGGAGAAGGTTCTGGCTATGGCCGTGGGTCTGGATCGGGTTCAGGATCTGGCTATGGTCAGGGTGAAGGATACGGCTCCGGCTATGGCAGTGGACATGGCAAGTAG
- the LOC116259778 gene encoding uncharacterized protein LOC116259778 isoform X4: MAGAIQIGDVKTAPSDFCFPTANQTRCLAAKGTLVNVKGLHGIIVLFAQGNGLSDGMNGEKKEHFQQGLFKLQVNHICFQTVISLNRHYLFVYNRH; encoded by the exons ATGGCGGGAGCAATCCAG ATCGGAGATGTAAAGACTGCACCATCTGATTTCTGCTTCCCAACTGCAAACCAGACAAG ATGTTTGGCTGCCAAAGGGACTCTGGTGAATGTGAAAGGTTTGCATGGTATTATTGTTCTCTTTGCCCAGGGGAATGG ATTGAGCGATGGAATGAACGGAGAGAAAAAGGAACATTTCCAGCAGGGCCTCTTTAAGCTGCAAGTAAACCACATCTGTTTCCAAACTGTCATTTCCTTGAATAGACATTATTTGTTTGTCTACAACAGACACTGA
- the LOC116259778 gene encoding uncharacterized protein LOC116259778 isoform X3: protein MAGAIQIGDVKTAPSDFCFPTANQTRHCFTRYIEFHKCLAAKGTLVNVKGLHGIIVLFAQGNGLSDGMNGEKKEHFQQGLFKLQVNHICFQTVISLNRHYLFVYNRH, encoded by the exons ATGGCGGGAGCAATCCAG ATCGGAGATGTAAAGACTGCACCATCTGATTTCTGCTTCCCAACTGCAAACCAGACAAGGCACTGTTTTACGCGCTACATTGAATTTCACAA ATGTTTGGCTGCCAAAGGGACTCTGGTGAATGTGAAAGGTTTGCATGGTATTATTGTTCTCTTTGCCCAGGGGAATGG ATTGAGCGATGGAATGAACGGAGAGAAAAAGGAACATTTCCAGCAGGGCCTCTTTAAGCTGCAAGTAAACCACATCTGTTTCCAAACTGTCATTTCCTTGAATAGACATTATTTGTTTGTCTACAACAGACACTGA
- the LOC116259778 gene encoding uncharacterized protein LOC116259778 isoform X1, translated as MVKKHNWCLQELLYSWLCNFTYASKLEAFNYLARIGDVKTAPSDFCFPTANQTRHCFTRYIEFHKCLAAKGTLVNVKGLHGIIVLFAQGNGLSDGMNGEKKEHFQQGLFKLQVNHICFQTVISLNRHYLFVYNRH; from the exons ATGGTTAAAAAGCATAATTGGTGCCTGCAAGAACTTCTCTACTCCTGGCTATGCAACTTCACTTACGCGTCAAAGTTGGAGGCCTTCAATTATCTAGCTAGA ATCGGAGATGTAAAGACTGCACCATCTGATTTCTGCTTCCCAACTGCAAACCAGACAAGGCACTGTTTTACGCGCTACATTGAATTTCACAA ATGTTTGGCTGCCAAAGGGACTCTGGTGAATGTGAAAGGTTTGCATGGTATTATTGTTCTCTTTGCCCAGGGGAATGG ATTGAGCGATGGAATGAACGGAGAGAAAAAGGAACATTTCCAGCAGGGCCTCTTTAAGCTGCAAGTAAACCACATCTGTTTCCAAACTGTCATTTCCTTGAATAGACATTATTTGTTTGTCTACAACAGACACTGA
- the LOC116259778 gene encoding uncharacterized protein LOC116259778 isoform X2 — protein MVKKHNWCLQELLYSWLCNFTYASKLEAFNYLARIGDVKTAPSDFCFPTANQTRCLAAKGTLVNVKGLHGIIVLFAQGNGLSDGMNGEKKEHFQQGLFKLQVNHICFQTVISLNRHYLFVYNRH, from the exons ATGGTTAAAAAGCATAATTGGTGCCTGCAAGAACTTCTCTACTCCTGGCTATGCAACTTCACTTACGCGTCAAAGTTGGAGGCCTTCAATTATCTAGCTAGA ATCGGAGATGTAAAGACTGCACCATCTGATTTCTGCTTCCCAACTGCAAACCAGACAAG ATGTTTGGCTGCCAAAGGGACTCTGGTGAATGTGAAAGGTTTGCATGGTATTATTGTTCTCTTTGCCCAGGGGAATGG ATTGAGCGATGGAATGAACGGAGAGAAAAAGGAACATTTCCAGCAGGGCCTCTTTAAGCTGCAAGTAAACCACATCTGTTTCCAAACTGTCATTTCCTTGAATAGACATTATTTGTTTGTCTACAACAGACACTGA
- the LOC116259777 gene encoding tetraspanin-8-like — protein sequence MGFLSNNLLGILNFLAFLLSIPILAGGIWLSRSAGTACEEFLDKPLTALGVFLLLLSLAGLIGACCRVKVLLWIYLFVMFVLIVLVFCFTVFALAVTNKGAGEVVSGRGYKDYRLGDYSNWLQKRVSNEGNWKRIKSCLQEGKVCQSMVAGVSMPQAQFYAQHLSPIQSGCCKPPSICNFTYSGPANWTKSNNSSGASADPDCGTWNNDPNSLCFDCNSCKAGVIDNLKNHWKKVAVVNIVFLMFLIIVYSIGCSAFRGNRGY from the exons ATGGGTTTTCTGAGCAACAACCTCCTCGGCATACTCAACTTCCTGGCGTTCCTTCTCTCGATTCCCATTCTGGCCGGAGGGATATGGTTAAGCAGGAGCGCCGGCACCGCCTGCGAGGAGTTCCTGGACAAGCCCCTCACCGCCCTCGGCGTCTTTCTGCTCCTGCTGTCCCTCGCTGGCCTAATCGGCGCTTGCTGCAGGGTCAAAGTGCTCCTCTGGATCTACCTCTTCGTCATGTTCGTCCTCATAGTTTTAGTGTTCTGTTTCACCGTCTTCGCGCTGGCCGTGACGAACAAAGGCGCCGGCGAGGTGGTTTCCGGCAGGGGATACAAGGATTACCGGCTGGGTGACTATTCGAACTGGTTGCAGAAGAGGGTGAGCAACGAGGGGAACTGGAAGAGGATCAAAAGCTGCCTTCAGGAGGGCAAGGTCTGCCAGAGCATGGTCGCCGGCGTTAGCATGCCGCAAGCGCAGTTCTATGCCCAGCACCTCTCGCCCATTCAg TCTGGGTGTTGCAAGCCGCCATCCATCTGCAACTTCACCTACAGTGGTCCGGCCAACTGGACCAAGAGCAACAATTCGTCCGGCGCCTCTGCCGATCCCGACTGTGGGACGTGGAACAACGACCCCAACTCTCTCTGCTTTGATTGCAACTCCTGCAAGGCCGGCGTGATCGACAACCTGAAGAACCACTGGAAGAAGGTGGCCGTGGTGAACATCGTCTTCCTCATGTTCCTCATCATCGTCTACTCCATCGGCTGCTCCGCCTTCCGCGGCAACAGGGGATACTGA